The following are from one region of the Amycolatopsis sp. QT-25 genome:
- a CDS encoding GNAT family N-acetyltransferase translates to MSDFVIRQGGSGDLPTLLDMFDEVVAWLAERGSAGQWGTEPWSTIPKRVERVRGMADGPGLYLAEIDGQAAGAIILGDRFPHVSPVDEPEIYIGLLLTSRRFTGHRVGSRLIEFALAEARERGIGLVRVDCWAGGDGDLQRYYESQGFKPTERFDVKGWIGQVFEQRP, encoded by the coding sequence ATGAGCGATTTCGTCATCCGCCAGGGTGGTTCCGGGGACTTGCCGACGTTGCTGGACATGTTCGACGAGGTCGTCGCGTGGCTGGCCGAACGCGGCAGCGCGGGGCAGTGGGGCACCGAGCCGTGGTCCACGATCCCGAAACGGGTCGAGCGGGTTCGCGGGATGGCCGACGGGCCGGGGCTGTACCTCGCCGAGATCGACGGCCAGGCGGCCGGGGCGATCATCCTCGGTGACCGTTTTCCCCATGTCTCGCCGGTCGACGAACCGGAGATCTACATCGGCTTGCTGCTGACCTCACGCCGGTTCACCGGTCACCGGGTCGGCTCACGGCTGATCGAGTTCGCGCTGGCCGAGGCTCGGGAACGGGGCATCGGGCTGGTGCGGGTCGACTGCTGGGCCGGAGGCGACGGCGACCTTCAGCGGTATTACGAAAGCCAGGGTTTCAAGCCGACGGAACGTTTCGACGTCAAGGGCTGGATCGGGCAGGTGTTCGAGCAGCGCCCGTAG